The proteins below come from a single Mya arenaria isolate MELC-2E11 chromosome 6, ASM2691426v1 genomic window:
- the LOC128237042 gene encoding uncharacterized protein LOC128237042 isoform X1 — translation MSFSQRKLESVLKEINRELQDEGVLTERLTQDIWTNLMSNLLQGEYLLALPIRQNLQDHIRKRRQDKIYTFARIIQRLDEILDKYIPPPNLEDGFPKKGKQVKGVSKETQGDKKYSPPQVAKHVSHTDRNIERPEERPTNVDVQTHSNSGGDTITHTERIALKSSAPEARTMPKLQSMRLSKHEVATQIRQTSFAPEVDRVSMHDMSIETDKEDHFEEDDVSREEYLTMKASQSVLKKTVEDQQIKIKRLEESVSQQEKKKLELLDEIKSLGADRSDKIDVYRKAEMEIKFLRNELQIKEKSLQLSLIERNELLDRLSAVTSSKMKHSNTIPLLEELDGFTRPTQVADKYSKLYETEWMDALNLLTLEMKEEKASMSWLLDILRESYAFCLMTNDSHVKLMVEHLCYPFTRTSEIREVDRFAIDDSTRQMILELKKAKAKESVAQVQVQFIKHIQRSRKEYGKDKTMKKLTSYMDRCSELCWYMVNQNPPVCLDETVRQSGDEFERESYRFYSHSGSKLDYIIWPALYLASQEGFLLVRGVAQPKQEGVALRIASSMSTTSRVSYNAS, via the exons ATGAGTTTTAGTCAGCGGAAGTTGGAGTCCGTGTTAAAGGAGATTAACCGAGAGCTACAGGACGAGGGTGTTCTAACGGAACGGCTTACTCAGGATATATGGACTAATCTCATGTCAAACCTTCTTCAG GGTGAATACCTTCTGGCTCTACCCATCCGACAAAACCTTCAAGACCATATACGTAAGCGGAGGCAGGATAAAATCTACACCTTTGCTAGAATCATTCAGCGATTAGACGAGATATTAGATAAATAT ataccGCCTCCAAACCTGGAAGACGGTTTCCCGAAGAAAGGCAAACAGGTCAAGGGagtttcaaaggaaacacaGGGGGATAAGAAATATAGTCCACCACAGGTTGC CAAGCATGTCTCACATACAGACAGAAACATTGAAAGACCCGAAGAACGGCCGACCAATGTTGACGTCCAAACACATTCAAATTCAGGCGGTGATACCATTACACACACTGAAAG AATAGCTCTAAAATCTAGCGCACCAGAAGCGAGGACAATGCCAAAGTTGCAGTCCATGCG ATTGTCCAAGCATGAGGTTGCAACTCAGATTCGCCAGACAAGTTTTGCACCGGAGGTTGATCGAGTTTCCATGCACGACATGTCCATTGAAACTGACAA GGAGGACCATTTTGAAGAAGACGACGTGTCTCGTGAGGAGTATTTGACAATGAAAGCAAGCCAAAGCGTTCTCAAGAAAACTGTCGAGGATCAGCAGATAAAAATTAAACG TCTTGAAGAAAGCGTCAGTCAGCAGGAGAAGAAAAAGCTAGAGTTACTGGATGAAATAAAATCACTGGGTGCAGATAGGTCGGATAAGATTGATGTGTACAGAAAGGCTGAAATGGAAATAAAGTTTCTGCGAAACGAGTTGCAAATAAAAGAGAAATCTCTTCAACTGAGTTTGATTGAAAGAAACGAACTTCTCGACAG GTTAAGTGCTGTGACATCTTCCAAAATGAAACACTCCAATACAATACCTCTGCTAGAGGAGTTAGATGGATTCACCAGACCTACACAGGTTGCTGACAAATATTCAAAG TTGTACGAGACGGAGTGGATGGACGCACTGAATCTTCTGACTCTTGAAATGAAGGAGGAAAAGGCAAGCATGAGCTGGCTCCTGGACATTCTTCGG gaAAGCTACGCCTTTTGTTTGATGACGAATGATTCCCATGTTAAGCTGATGGTTGAACATTTGTGTTATCCGTTTACAAGAACATCGGAAATCAGG gAAGTGGACAGGTTTGCAATTGATGACTCTACGCGGCAGATGATTCTAGAACTTAAGAAAGCCAAAGCAAAGGAATCAGTTGCCCAAGTACAGGTG CAATTCATCAAGCACATACAACGCTCCAGAAAAGAATATGGAAAGGATAAGACAATGAAGAAACTAACATCATATATGGATAGATGCTCCGAGCTTTGCTGGTACATGGTCAACCAGAACCCTCCAGTCTGCCTGGATGAGACTGTCAGACAGTCTGGGGATGAGTTTGAAAGAGAATCATACAGGTTTTACAGCCACTCAGGGTCCAAACTTGACTATATCATCTGGCCAGCCCTTTATCTGGCATCACAGGAAGGTTTCCTACTGGTGCGAGGAGTTGCACAGCCGAAGCAGGAAGGCGTAGCTTTGAGAATAGCCTCATCAATGTCAACTACTTCCAGAGTTTCATACAATGCGTCATGA
- the LOC128237042 gene encoding uncharacterized protein LOC128237042 isoform X2, which translates to MSFSQRKLESVLKEINRELQDEGVLTERLTQDIWTNLMSNLLQGEYLLALPIRQNLQDHIRKRRQDKIYTFARIIQRLDEILDKYIPPPNLEDGFPKKGKQVKGVSKETQGDKKYSPPQVAKHVSHTDRNIERPEERPTNVDVQTHSNSGGDTITHTERLSKHEVATQIRQTSFAPEVDRVSMHDMSIETDKEDHFEEDDVSREEYLTMKASQSVLKKTVEDQQIKIKRLEESVSQQEKKKLELLDEIKSLGADRSDKIDVYRKAEMEIKFLRNELQIKEKSLQLSLIERNELLDRLSAVTSSKMKHSNTIPLLEELDGFTRPTQVADKYSKLYETEWMDALNLLTLEMKEEKASMSWLLDILRESYAFCLMTNDSHVKLMVEHLCYPFTRTSEIREVDRFAIDDSTRQMILELKKAKAKESVAQVQVQFIKHIQRSRKEYGKDKTMKKLTSYMDRCSELCWYMVNQNPPVCLDETVRQSGDEFERESYRFYSHSGSKLDYIIWPALYLASQEGFLLVRGVAQPKQEGVALRIASSMSTTSRVSYNAS; encoded by the exons ATGAGTTTTAGTCAGCGGAAGTTGGAGTCCGTGTTAAAGGAGATTAACCGAGAGCTACAGGACGAGGGTGTTCTAACGGAACGGCTTACTCAGGATATATGGACTAATCTCATGTCAAACCTTCTTCAG GGTGAATACCTTCTGGCTCTACCCATCCGACAAAACCTTCAAGACCATATACGTAAGCGGAGGCAGGATAAAATCTACACCTTTGCTAGAATCATTCAGCGATTAGACGAGATATTAGATAAATAT ataccGCCTCCAAACCTGGAAGACGGTTTCCCGAAGAAAGGCAAACAGGTCAAGGGagtttcaaaggaaacacaGGGGGATAAGAAATATAGTCCACCACAGGTTGC CAAGCATGTCTCACATACAGACAGAAACATTGAAAGACCCGAAGAACGGCCGACCAATGTTGACGTCCAAACACATTCAAATTCAGGCGGTGATACCATTACACACACTGAAAG ATTGTCCAAGCATGAGGTTGCAACTCAGATTCGCCAGACAAGTTTTGCACCGGAGGTTGATCGAGTTTCCATGCACGACATGTCCATTGAAACTGACAA GGAGGACCATTTTGAAGAAGACGACGTGTCTCGTGAGGAGTATTTGACAATGAAAGCAAGCCAAAGCGTTCTCAAGAAAACTGTCGAGGATCAGCAGATAAAAATTAAACG TCTTGAAGAAAGCGTCAGTCAGCAGGAGAAGAAAAAGCTAGAGTTACTGGATGAAATAAAATCACTGGGTGCAGATAGGTCGGATAAGATTGATGTGTACAGAAAGGCTGAAATGGAAATAAAGTTTCTGCGAAACGAGTTGCAAATAAAAGAGAAATCTCTTCAACTGAGTTTGATTGAAAGAAACGAACTTCTCGACAG GTTAAGTGCTGTGACATCTTCCAAAATGAAACACTCCAATACAATACCTCTGCTAGAGGAGTTAGATGGATTCACCAGACCTACACAGGTTGCTGACAAATATTCAAAG TTGTACGAGACGGAGTGGATGGACGCACTGAATCTTCTGACTCTTGAAATGAAGGAGGAAAAGGCAAGCATGAGCTGGCTCCTGGACATTCTTCGG gaAAGCTACGCCTTTTGTTTGATGACGAATGATTCCCATGTTAAGCTGATGGTTGAACATTTGTGTTATCCGTTTACAAGAACATCGGAAATCAGG gAAGTGGACAGGTTTGCAATTGATGACTCTACGCGGCAGATGATTCTAGAACTTAAGAAAGCCAAAGCAAAGGAATCAGTTGCCCAAGTACAGGTG CAATTCATCAAGCACATACAACGCTCCAGAAAAGAATATGGAAAGGATAAGACAATGAAGAAACTAACATCATATATGGATAGATGCTCCGAGCTTTGCTGGTACATGGTCAACCAGAACCCTCCAGTCTGCCTGGATGAGACTGTCAGACAGTCTGGGGATGAGTTTGAAAGAGAATCATACAGGTTTTACAGCCACTCAGGGTCCAAACTTGACTATATCATCTGGCCAGCCCTTTATCTGGCATCACAGGAAGGTTTCCTACTGGTGCGAGGAGTTGCACAGCCGAAGCAGGAAGGCGTAGCTTTGAGAATAGCCTCATCAATGTCAACTACTTCCAGAGTTTCATACAATGCGTCATGA
- the LOC128237044 gene encoding girdin-like isoform X1: protein MTTSVRSYICVKLRFNSASLELLKRNDRIKLLELQLSKQKERNVALETDLKQMKYNFEVYKQTTNDEHRKQISKLTSDKDEMSRIVSDLREDVALYKTKVPDILSRKYFNNEAYVTDELKKNKETVTQLNIELATLREDNENTMVKIGNLQKENEEIKQQAEAEVMKLQAEIRRLREEIVGYEEKIIAGITLEERLQETNDRCQKLEAEKQGYQNEKEAVLQRIRNLESESEEKGAELRSKEEEWEAQGKELLKYKSYAQRYMKKAEELEEHQSRSTPGSDSRSVIGTELKDAREELDVVQSELGEAKKKNATLEKKIKDQERECQDHLAKIAEKENEIELQKDDFIKRLERKEITIEKLKKDRTTLPEAQPDSDDQSSYLN, encoded by the exons atgacaacgagtgtcagatcctatatatgtGTGAAATTACGGTTCAACAGCGCATC GTTGGAACTTTTAAAACGAAACGACAGGATCAAACTCCTTGAGCTTCAACTCAGTAAACA GAAAGAAAGAAATGTTGCCCTGGAAACAGACCTAaagcaaatgaaatataattttgaagttTACAAACAGACCACAAATGATGAACATAG GAAACAGATAAGTAAACTAACATCGGATAAAGATGAGATGAGCAGAATAGTTAGTGATCTACGTGAAGATGTTGCgctttataaaacaaaagtacCAGACATTCTCTCCCGCAA atatttcaacAACGAAGCCTACGTAACGGATGAACT GAAAAAGAATAAAGAGACGGTGACACAACTGAACATCGAGTTGGCAACACTGAG AGAAgacaatgaaaatacaatgGTGAAGATTGGAAACCTACAGAAAGAGAACGA agaaataaaacaacaagcaGAAGCAGAAGTGATGAAATTACAGGCTGAAAT TCGCCGACTCCGGGAAGAAATCGTTGGTTACGAGGAAAAAATCATTGCAGGAATTACACTCGAAGAAAGACTGCAGGAAACAAATGACCGTTGTCAAAAACTTGAAGCAGAGAAACAGGGCTATCA AAATGAGAAAGAAGCAGTACTTCAAAGGATTCGAAATTTGGAAAGCGAAAGCGAAGAAAAAGG AGCTGAATTAAGAAGTAAGGAAGAAGAATGGGAGGCGCAGGGGAAGGAACTGCTCAAGTATAA gTCATATGCTCAGAGATACATGAAGAAAGCCGAGGAACTTGAGGAACATCAAAGTCGTAGCACACCCGGATCCGATTCTAG GAGTGTGATTGGGACTGAACTGAAAGATGCACGAGAAGAGCTAGACGTGGTACAATCAGAACTCGGAGAGGCCAAAAA AAAGAATGCCACGCTGGAGAAGAAAATAAAGGATCAAGAACG AGAGTGCCAGGACCATCTTGCAAAAATCGCCGAGAAAGAAAACGAAATAGAACTGCAGAAAGACGACTTCATCAAACGTCTGGAACGCAAGGAGAT aaCTATCGAAAAGCTAAAAAAGGACCGCACAACTTTACCGGAAGCACAACCCGATAGCGACGATCAGAGTTCATATCTCAACTGA
- the LOC128237044 gene encoding restin homolog isoform X2, with amino-acid sequence MELELLKRNDRIKLLELQLSKQKERNVALETDLKQMKYNFEVYKQTTNDEHRKQISKLTSDKDEMSRIVSDLREDVALYKTKVPDILSRKYFNNEAYVTDELKKNKETVTQLNIELATLREDNENTMVKIGNLQKENEEIKQQAEAEVMKLQAEIRRLREEIVGYEEKIIAGITLEERLQETNDRCQKLEAEKQGYQNEKEAVLQRIRNLESESEEKGAELRSKEEEWEAQGKELLKYKSYAQRYMKKAEELEEHQSRSTPGSDSRSVIGTELKDAREELDVVQSELGEAKKKNATLEKKIKDQERECQDHLAKIAEKENEIELQKDDFIKRLERKEITIEKLKKDRTTLPEAQPDSDDQSSYLN; translated from the exons ATGGA GTTGGAACTTTTAAAACGAAACGACAGGATCAAACTCCTTGAGCTTCAACTCAGTAAACA GAAAGAAAGAAATGTTGCCCTGGAAACAGACCTAaagcaaatgaaatataattttgaagttTACAAACAGACCACAAATGATGAACATAG GAAACAGATAAGTAAACTAACATCGGATAAAGATGAGATGAGCAGAATAGTTAGTGATCTACGTGAAGATGTTGCgctttataaaacaaaagtacCAGACATTCTCTCCCGCAA atatttcaacAACGAAGCCTACGTAACGGATGAACT GAAAAAGAATAAAGAGACGGTGACACAACTGAACATCGAGTTGGCAACACTGAG AGAAgacaatgaaaatacaatgGTGAAGATTGGAAACCTACAGAAAGAGAACGA agaaataaaacaacaagcaGAAGCAGAAGTGATGAAATTACAGGCTGAAAT TCGCCGACTCCGGGAAGAAATCGTTGGTTACGAGGAAAAAATCATTGCAGGAATTACACTCGAAGAAAGACTGCAGGAAACAAATGACCGTTGTCAAAAACTTGAAGCAGAGAAACAGGGCTATCA AAATGAGAAAGAAGCAGTACTTCAAAGGATTCGAAATTTGGAAAGCGAAAGCGAAGAAAAAGG AGCTGAATTAAGAAGTAAGGAAGAAGAATGGGAGGCGCAGGGGAAGGAACTGCTCAAGTATAA gTCATATGCTCAGAGATACATGAAGAAAGCCGAGGAACTTGAGGAACATCAAAGTCGTAGCACACCCGGATCCGATTCTAG GAGTGTGATTGGGACTGAACTGAAAGATGCACGAGAAGAGCTAGACGTGGTACAATCAGAACTCGGAGAGGCCAAAAA AAAGAATGCCACGCTGGAGAAGAAAATAAAGGATCAAGAACG AGAGTGCCAGGACCATCTTGCAAAAATCGCCGAGAAAGAAAACGAAATAGAACTGCAGAAAGACGACTTCATCAAACGTCTGGAACGCAAGGAGAT aaCTATCGAAAAGCTAAAAAAGGACCGCACAACTTTACCGGAAGCACAACCCGATAGCGACGATCAGAGTTCATATCTCAACTGA
- the LOC128237043 gene encoding uncharacterized protein LOC128237043: MVKKRLIEVVTISVDDKLDQNGALRNVAVKDAWQRLRQKIDVEEWKAAEKVLNELTMNLQKINMYKSVSGACGKLRNALQNPEQLVDEAEFLSATPTPRDRGDSPQALQAASDLKKTKDELSQFCSCLEKIKASLEKDNQLQDKIEPPPGVAPDIAGSYKALAFICDRCQRGLREIDHLKKRVDNCEARSKELEKHIDEKEEAIDKLTKTVNTLEKKHSTVKEGKIDNIKEQMKMKSLEKQVEAKVAEVNKIRAENANLNKRLNEIKEQMGSELADMYNTHPPARIADLYRELFAGGRNDAFQFYKTSMSLTAKDAAVKTMAVLQDAFSFCEEASKLQFGLVLNSLITPTESFDGKQPPHKVDDNDMSQIQNVRKQTSRLSCEHVKNAFVTKLESSGDTYSMDELTGCMAFIEQCVELCWYMCMQTPPLFIGFSDNMKQDIAVDKTKYEIASGKGAKVDFVLWPPLYGQKDGDVISKGVIQTK, translated from the exons ATGGTGAAGAAGCGGTTGATAGAAGTGGTTACAATCAGCGTCGATGACAAGCTTGATCAGAACGGAGCTTTGAGAAACGTCGCTGTGAAGGACGCATGGCAAAGACTCAGGCAAAAAATCGACGTG GAGGAATGGAAAGCGGCGGAGAAAGTCTTAAATGAGCTCACAATGAACCTGCAGAAGATCAACATGTACAAGTCAGTCTCGGGCGCATGTGGCAAGCTAAGGAACGCT TTGCAGAACCCGGAGCAGCTGGTTGACGAAGCCGAGTTCCTGAGCGCCACTCCAACTCCCCGGGACAGAGGGGACAGCCCGCAAGCACTTCAGGCTGCAAG TGATTTAAAGAAGACCAAAGACGAACTGTCCCAGTTCTGTTCTTGTTTAGAGAAGATCAAGGCTAGTCTGGAGAAAGACAACCAATTACAAGACAAGATTGAGCCTCCGCCAGGTGTCGCCCCTGACATTGCAGGGAGTTACAAAGCACTGGCTTTCATATGTGACAGATGTCAAAGGGGCCTAAG GGAAATTGACCATCTGAAAAAAAGAGTAGACAACTGTGAGGCAAGAAGTAAAGAACTAGAGAAACATATTGACGAGAAAGAGGAGGCCATTGACAA ACTGACAAAAACTGTGAATACCCTTGAGAAAAAGCATAGCACTGTCAAAGAAGGCAAGATCGACAACATAAAGgaacaaatgaaaatgaagaGTCTAGAGAAGCAAGTTGAAGCTAAGGTCGCTGAAGTGAACAAGATAAGAGCGGAAAATGCAAATCTTAATAAGAG GTTAAACGAAATCAAAGAGCAGATGGGTTCCGAGCTAGCAGATATGTACAATACCCATCCCCCAGCTAGAATTGCTGACCTGTATAGAGAGCTGTTCGCAGGCGGCAGGAATGACGCCTTCCAATTTTACAAGACGTCTATGAGCCTTACTGCCAAAGATGCCGCCGTGAAAACAATGGCTGTTTTGCAA GACGCATTTTCATTCTGTGAAGAAGCAAGTAAACTTCAATTTGGACTGGTGTTAAACAGTTTGATTACTCCTACTGAGAGTTTCGATGGAAAACAg CCTCCCCACAAGGTGGATGACAATGATATGAGCCAGATCCAGAATGTTCGGAAACAGACCAGTCGCCTATCATGCGAACATGTTAAAAAC GCATTTGTCACAAAGCTGGAATCATCAGGTGACACATACAGTATGGACGAACTGACGGGTTGCATGGCGTTCATAGAGCAGTGTGTGGAGCTGTGCTG GTACATGTGCATGCAGACACCTCCACTCTTTATAGGATTCTCCGACAACATGAAGCAGGATATCGCAGTGGATAAAACCAAGTATGAAATAGCGTCTGGGAAAGGGGCCAAGGTGGACTTTGTACTGTGGCCGCCACTTTATGGACAAAAGGATGGAGATGTTATCAGCAAGGGTGTTATTCAAACAAAGTAG